The genome window CGAGGTGTACCAGTTACGTTCACCAATTGATCAAACGTAACGGTGATAGCGATAACATCACCCGCATTGTAAGCACCATCGACAGCCGTTGAAGAGATACCTGTGAGTTTGGCAGAGGTATTTTCAAAGTAATTGATATTACCTGCCGCTTCGCCGATGTAGGCGTCCAAATCTCCGTCACCATCTGTGTCGGCAAACCGGATCGCACTGCGATCGCCAACATCAATACCATTAAAAGGATTTGCTGTTCCAGTACGAGCTACAAAGGTAGGAGCTGTGCGAGTTCCGGTATTTTCAAAGTAATTGATGTTACCTGCCGCTTCGCCAACGAATGCATCCAGATCACCATCGCGATCGAAGTCAACAAATGTGGGAGTCGAGTTATCGCCCACATCGGTAATCCCTGCAATGGTTTGTGCAGTGAAGGTTGGAGCAACGGGGCTTCCAGTATTACGGAAAAAGTTGACATTACCCGCCGCTTCACCAACGAATGCATCCAAGTCACCATCACCATCGATGTCAACAAACGTTGGAGTTGAATCATCACCCACATCTGGAATTCCAGCCAGGGTCTGTGCAGTGAAAGCTGGAGCAGCAGCACTTCCTGTATTACGGAAGAAGTTGATATTCCCTGCCGCTTCCCCAATGATTGCATCGAGATCACCATCACCATCAACATCTGCAAAGGTGGGAGTTGAATCATCGCCCACATCTGGCAGACCTGCAATGGTTTGTGCGGCGAAAACCGGAGCAGTAACCGTTCCAGTGTTGCGGTAGAAGTTAATATTACCCGCTTCTTCACCAACGATTGCGTCCAAATCGCCATCGCCGTCGATGTCAATCAGTGCAGGAGATGAATTAACACCTACATCCTGCCCATCAAAGGGATTCTGTGCACCAGTGCGTTGAATAAAACCTGCCATGATTAGGGTCTCCTTAGATTACAAACATTTCAAATCGAGCAACGGCTTGTGACCATTGCTTTTGGTGAACCAAGTGAGTGAAGTCACAACGATTGAATCGTTGTAAGGGCAATTTGGGAGGCAATACTGAAAAACCGTTTGTCAGCAAAGAGCGGTGATTTAGTCACGCAAAACCCTACCCCTGCTAGCTATGCAGGCTGTATGCATTAGTGGTGCCGACGTCATAAGAGCTTCAGCTACCTGTAAGCTTTCAACAGAGTTTGAGGGGCTTCCAGTTACTGCTGCCGCGCTTTGTCTTGACTGCAATCAAAAATCTGCCTGACTTCTCTGAACCCAAGCCGTAGGAAAACCTTGCAGTCAGAATCAGAAAACTGCATAGATCAATCGGCTTTACGGTGTGAACTCATGCAATATGAGTTGAAGTGAGAGAACGATGAACTTGCTAATTGACTTAGCAATGGGGAAAACGCGATTTAATCGGTCATAGGCTTTAATTGAATAACCTTGAATCAAGAACTTGATCTACCAGCATCTTTCCAAACCCAGCAACGTGCTTTGCTGCGGTGAAATCTGTCCAATCAATCAGTAGATGCAAACGCTGTAGTGCTTAGTAGGCAAATTCAACTTGTCTTTAACAGCCAATTGCGTAGCTGCTCTACTAATTCAACGGTTGTAAGGCGAGGTAAAAAATTTAACTCGTAGTAGCACTTTGTTAGATGAATGAATTCAATCCTAAAGTCTCTACCTCGATATTTTTACTTACGCAAATACGGAGGTTGAATTAGCTTGAAACTTCCATAAGCATCCAGACAATAGAGTGTAAATGTTTTAAGTTAAGGGAACTCAGAGTATTCACTCAGGCCCCCGATAATTTATTTATACTCATAAGCCAGGTTCAGTGGCACTACGATCTCCGGAACTTCACGTAAACTTGGGATTTTTTCGACCTTTCTCGAAATGTTATGAACTTTACGTAAAAACTCAGTTATTTGACCTGAAGAGTAAATTATTAATGCAGTCTGATGCAGGCATCACTAGGAAATTTTACGTACGCCACTGGGTTTGCTTAGGTTCACTCACTTACACTCACTTATATATATGTGTTGTGTCGCACTCTGATTTAGATTGTGACCCAGTAAGAGGCTGATAAGGGCTAAAGAATTGGTCTGATCAGCAAGAAGGGTAAACTGTCTCGTACCAATTACAATGTGTAGCTCGGTAGTGTTTCAGATCTGTTGCCACTAACCCCCGGCTGTCGCCGTCCCCCTTGGTAAGGGGACTACAGGGGGTCTTACAGAGGTTATCAACAGGTTTGGAACACCACCCATCCTTTATATCAAATTGATATCACTTGCCGATTGGATATCTGCCTTTCCCTAATTTAGGGAAACCTACTGTAAAGGAGGGTTCACCGTATTGTTGCTTTCCTCCGTCTTTAGATAGATCTTGAAGCTAGAGAAAATTCATATTCTTAAGTAGAGGAAGAACCTCAATAAACGCTCCTGCCCCCAAACGATTTGCTTGGGGGTTTCGTCTTTTGTCTAAACCGGGTTGAGATGTCCTGATGGAAGGTGCGATCGCCCGCAAATAGGATTGACGGCACTATTGGCTCTCGTAGTCCGTCACCTAGGGCAACACCATAAGGCAAACACTCTCATGCAAACGGTCGTCAAACGTGTGAATCGGCTTAGTCACTCTCGCTGGAATCACTGTAGATTGACAACAACTCGATTCACCTTGCGATTGATGGTAGTCGCATTTCTGGTTTCTAATTCGATCTCACCGGGTCAGGCACAATCTGTCCCCTCATCTGCTTTACCTGCGGCGACTTCGGCTGTGCAATCAACTGAGGGGTATGTGTTGGGGGTAGGCGATCGCCTGCGAATGGAAATTTATAATGTACCGGAATATAGCGGTGAATACCGAGTGTTAGCGGATGGATCGCTCAACCTGCCGGGTATTGGGGCAGTTTCTGTCCAGGGGTTGACCCTGCAACAAGCGTCTCAAACCATTTCTGGTCGCTACATTGCTGTTTTGCGTCGTCCTGTAGTGACGTTGACGCTGCTAGAGGCACGCCCAATTACGATCGCGATCGCGGGTGAAGTGCGTCGTCCAGGTTCCTATACGGTTCCTTCTGAAACGGGAGTGCCTAATTTAACGCAAGCTCTGCAACTAGCGGGTGGGGTCACGGGAACTGCCAATCTTCGCGAGATTCAGATCCGTCGCCTGCGATCGGCTAACCGGGGTTCAGAGGTGCTCACAGTTGATCTGTGGCAACTGTTGCGGCAGGGCGATTTGCAACAGGATGTGCTCTTGCGAGATGGCGACAGTATTGTCATCCCCACGGCAACGGCAATGGATTTGGAAGAGGCGCGTCAGCTTGCCAGTACTAGTTTTGCCGTTCCTGGTGAGCCAATCCAGGTAGCCGTAGTGGGTCAAGTGAACCGTCCCGGTCCTCATATTTTGACCCCTACCAGTGGCAGCAGTGCTCGCCCTGAAGTGCCAACTGTGACGCAAGCCATTCAAACGGCAGGGGGAATCACACAAACAGCCGACATTCGCAATATCGAAGTCCGTCGGGCTGGATCAGACGGCACCACTCAACGCATTAAAGTCGATTTCTGGAATCTACTAGAGACAGGTGATCTGGCTCAAGACTTGCCGCTGCAACCTGGAGACACGGTTTTCATTCCAACGGCAACCGCTCTCACACCGAGTGAAATTACAGCCCTGGGGGCAGCTAGTTTTGCTGCGAGTGAGATGACAGTTAATGTCGTGGGTGAAGTTGCCCGCCCTGGGGCGATCGCCGTGCGACCTAATACGCCACTAAATCAAGCCATCTTGGCAGCAGGTGGCTTTAATACCCGTGCTCGTCGTGGCACTGTGCAACTCATCCGCCTCAACCCCGATGGCACCGTTTCTCAACAGCGCATTACAGTTGATTTTGCCCAGGGCATTAGTGGCGAAAATAATCCCGCTTTGCGTCCAAATGACACGGTTGTTGTAGGGCGATCGAGCCTGACTCAATTAGGCGACACTCTGGGAACCTTGCTATCACCTGTGACCGGGGTATTTGGTCTGTTCCGTTTATTAGGGTTGTAACTAGAGTTTCGACCAATAATGAGTGGTTAGTGGTTAAGGGTCAATGGACAACTCGCATTGACAACTCACAACGAACAATTGACTGTTGCCAATTAACCACTTGCTTTTTTCCTCCCAAAGACAGTGTACGGTCTTGACAATCGCATGTCACTGTGTAAACAGATAGGCGCGTCAATAAATCTCGTGCTGTAACGAGGAGAATTGTTATGTCTCAATCCTTTAAAGATCAAATTTCTAACGATATTCAAAAAGCAAAAGAAGAAGGAAAACTACGAAGCGATCGCTTGCGAGAAATCGTGAAACTAGCGGTATCGAGTGCGGCATCTGAGTTAAGAGAAGGATCAGGTGAAATTCGCTCACTGGTTAAAGATGCTGTAAGCACAGTTGTTGATGCTCTAAAGGATCGTGGCAGCGAAGCACGAGAAGAAATTACAGCTTCAATTGAAGGGGCGATCGAAGGTATCAGTGCCGGAAGAAGACAGGCGATCGCAAAATCAGAAGTTGAAATGCAGAAGTTGCAAAGTCAAATTGAAAGTCAAGAACAAGAACTGCAAGATGAGATTGATGGTGCTCTAAAAGACATTGAAACAAACAGCAATGGAGCATCCGACAACATCAAAGCTGCAATTCGATCAGCATTGAATAACGTTCAAGATACTGAAGAAGTAGCATTACTTCGCAAACGCTATGCTCAATTGCAAGCTCAAATTGCGGTAGTTAAAGCCAACCTCACGGCTCGTTATGGCGAACGCTACGATGACACCAAAAAGTATCTAGATGATGCTAGAACCTGGTACGCAGAAGCAATGAAACGGGCTGAAAGCGAAACCGACACCAACAAAACTCGTTTGCAAGAAAAACAAGTTGAATTTGAATCAAAAATGAGTCAGGCAGGTACAGCCCTGGCTCGCAAAGAACGTCAAGTGCGTCAATTACTCAAAGATCTGTGGCACACCGTTTCGGATGTGTAACATCAACCCACACAATAGTACTTACAAAATTGGGAAGGGGTTTGGCAATGCCAGACCCCTTTATCGTGTTTAGTTTATGAGAGATTTAGAATGCCTAAAATCAGCACAATCACCATTCCTGCTAAAACCCCGTAGGACATTTTTAGCCAGGTGTATTGCCACAGTGGACGATGAGAACGACGATTCATGTTAACTCTGCTCCTCCGTAGCTGCTTCAGCCTCGATCGCCTCCTGGATAAATAACCTTGCAAGGCGATCGTACATCCCTGCGCCAATATATTGGGGATATTTGTGCGATCGGCTGTAAACCCACACTAACTCATCAAACAGGAAAATACGGATATCTTCGGTTAAGCCTTTACATTGAGGTATCAGAGATTTGGCGGTTTCCAACGCATCTGTCCACCGCTCAAACTCCTGAGAAAAACGGGGCGTCACAACTTTGAACATAGAAATAACGATAAGAATATAAACCTTTACCCAACCCCTTTCAAGGATGGCTACTGTGTATGCACAAGTTCTCTCAATCCCAGCAATATTATGTTTGATCCACCCTGCCCCTCCTTAAAAAGGAGGGGATCGGGCTCAAAGTCCCCCTTAAAAAGGGGGATTTAGGGGGATCGAGTCAGTTTTTAGGCTCCCATGCGAGATCTGTGTACACAGTAGCTTTCCTACGAGGGAAGGGGTTAGGGGTTGGGTTCTTAATGACCTGCTGCGGTCGGCATCCCTAAGATGTCTTCAATTCGAGGCATCTCCTCCAGCGGAATCACTCGTCCCTCATCCTCAAAGCCCGCAATCTGGTCAAAGTTGAGATAGCGATAGAGGTCAGCTGCAAACGGGTCAATCTTAGTCTGGACGATCGCCTGATATTCCTCCACAGTGGGAATGCGTCCCAGCAGCGCACAAACCGCTGCCAACTCCGCTGACCCCAGGTAAACCCGCGCATCCTTGCCCATGCGGTTGTTGAAGTTGCGAGTCGAAGTCGAAAACACTGTCACACCATCGGCGACTCGTGCCTGGTTGCCCATGCAAAGCGAACATCCCGGCATTTCGGTTCTGGCTCCCGCCGCCGCAAAAATGCCATACATGCCCTCTTCCCGCAGTTGTTTTTCATCCATCCGAGTCGGCGGACAGATCCACAGACGCACTTTAACTGGACCTGCTCCTTCCAGAATCTTGGCAGCCGCGCGATAGTGACCAATGTTGGTCATGCAAGAACCGATAAACACCTCGTGAATCGGATCACCCGCGCACTCCGACATCAGCTTGATGTTGTCAGGGTCATTGGGAGCCGCCACCAGAGGTTCCTTAATCGTGTCCAAGTCAACTTCGATGACTTCGGCGTACTCCGCATCGGCATCAGCCTCCATCAGCACCGGATTGGCTAACCACTGCTCCATCTTGGCAATCCGCCGCAGAATCGTACGAGCATCGCCATACCCCCGCGCCACCATATTCTTCATCAGTGCCACGTTCGATCGCAGGTATTCTGCCACAGTGTCCGGGCTGAGTTTGATCGTACAACCTGCACAAGAGCGTTCTGCCGTCGCATCCGTCAACTCAAACGCCTGCTCTAGCTTCAGGTCGGGCAAGCCTTCCATCTCCATAATGCGACCAGAAAAGACGTTCTTTTTGTTTTGCTTCTCAACGGTCAACTGTCCCGACTGAATCGCCACATAGGGAATGGCATTCACCACATCCCGCAGCGTCACACCCGGTTGCAGAGTGCCTTTGAACTTCACCAACACGGACTCTGGCATATCCAATGGCATCACGCCCAACGCTGCCGCAAACGCCACCAGACCAGACCCTGCCGGGAAAGAGATCCCCAACGGGAAGCGGGTATGGGAGTCACCCCCCGTCCCCACTGTGTCGGGCAGCAGCATCCGGTTCAGCCAGGAATGGATAATACCATCCCCCGGACGCAGGGAGACGCCCCCACGCGAGGTGATGAAATCGGGCAAATCTTTGTGGGTTTTGATATCAACGGGTTTGGGATACGCCGCTGTGTGACAGAAGCTCTGCATCACCAGATCCGCACTGAAGCCGAGGCAGGCAAGCTCCTTTAGCTCATCACGGGTCATGGGTCCAGTTGTATCTTGAGAACCAACCGTAGTCATCAATGGCTCACAGGAGGTGCCCGGACGAACCCCCGGCAGACCACAGGCTTTGCCCACCATCTTTTGAGCCAACGTGAAGCCCTTGCCCGTATCAGTTGGAGCCTGTGGACGAATGAACAGGGTGCTGGGTTCTAGCCCCAGAGCCGCACGAGTTTTATCCGTTAAGGTGCGCCCAATCAACAGGGGAATCCGTCCCCCTGAACGCACTTCATCCAAAATTGTGTCGGGTTTGAGGCTAAAGGTGGAGATAACTTCGCCAGATTCGTTTGTAATCTCGCCTTTGTAAGGATGGATGGTGATCACATCCCCAGTTTCTAAATGGGTGACATCGCACTCAATGGGTAGCGCACCAGAGTCTTCAGCGGTGTTGAAGAAGATGGGTGCAATTTTGCCACCGAGGATGTAACCACCCGATCGCTTGTTGGGCACAAAGGGAATGTCTTGCCCGATATGCCACAGCACTGAGTTAATGGCGGATTTGCGAGAGGAACCCGTCCCCACCACATCACCAACATAGGCGACGGGGTGCCCTTTTTGCTTCAGTTGGGCGATCGTGTCCAACCCTCCCGGCATCCGAGTTTCCAGCATCGCCAG of Oscillatoria sp. FACHB-1407 contains these proteins:
- a CDS encoding polysaccharide biosynthesis/export family protein, with translation MTTTRFTLRLMVVAFLVSNSISPGQAQSVPSSALPAATSAVQSTEGYVLGVGDRLRMEIYNVPEYSGEYRVLADGSLNLPGIGAVSVQGLTLQQASQTISGRYIAVLRRPVVTLTLLEARPITIAIAGEVRRPGSYTVPSETGVPNLTQALQLAGGVTGTANLREIQIRRLRSANRGSEVLTVDLWQLLRQGDLQQDVLLRDGDSIVIPTATAMDLEEARQLASTSFAVPGEPIQVAVVGQVNRPGPHILTPTSGSSARPEVPTVTQAIQTAGGITQTADIRNIEVRRAGSDGTTQRIKVDFWNLLETGDLAQDLPLQPGDTVFIPTATALTPSEITALGAASFAASEMTVNVVGEVARPGAIAVRPNTPLNQAILAAGGFNTRARRGTVQLIRLNPDGTVSQQRITVDFAQGISGENNPALRPNDTVVVGRSSLTQLGDTLGTLLSPVTGVFGLFRLLGL
- a CDS encoding histidine kinase; this translates as MSQSFKDQISNDIQKAKEEGKLRSDRLREIVKLAVSSAASELREGSGEIRSLVKDAVSTVVDALKDRGSEAREEITASIEGAIEGISAGRRQAIAKSEVEMQKLQSQIESQEQELQDEIDGALKDIETNSNGASDNIKAAIRSALNNVQDTEEVALLRKRYAQLQAQIAVVKANLTARYGERYDDTKKYLDDARTWYAEAMKRAESETDTNKTRLQEKQVEFESKMSQAGTALARKERQVRQLLKDLWHTVSDV
- the acnB gene encoding bifunctional aconitate hydratase 2/2-methylisocitrate dehydratase, which produces MLDAYRNHVAERAALGIPPLPLTAEQTSDLCELLKNPPAGEADTLLMLLRDRVPPGVDQAAYVKAGFLTAIAKGEATSPLVSPQDAVELLGTMMGGYNVQSLIDLLHSSDEAIATHAATSLSKILLVYDAFHDVQELAESGNPYAQRVMQAWADAEWFTSRPQLPEAITVTVFKVPGETNTDDLSPAPHATTRPDIPLHALAMLETRMPGGLDTIAQLKQKGHPVAYVGDVVGTGSSRKSAINSVLWHIGQDIPFVPNKRSGGYILGGKIAPIFFNTAEDSGALPIECDVTHLETGDVITIHPYKGEITNESGEVISTFSLKPDTILDEVRSGGRIPLLIGRTLTDKTRAALGLEPSTLFIRPQAPTDTGKGFTLAQKMVGKACGLPGVRPGTSCEPLMTTVGSQDTTGPMTRDELKELACLGFSADLVMQSFCHTAAYPKPVDIKTHKDLPDFITSRGGVSLRPGDGIIHSWLNRMLLPDTVGTGGDSHTRFPLGISFPAGSGLVAFAAALGVMPLDMPESVLVKFKGTLQPGVTLRDVVNAIPYVAIQSGQLTVEKQNKKNVFSGRIMEMEGLPDLKLEQAFELTDATAERSCAGCTIKLSPDTVAEYLRSNVALMKNMVARGYGDARTILRRIAKMEQWLANPVLMEADADAEYAEVIEVDLDTIKEPLVAAPNDPDNIKLMSECAGDPIHEVFIGSCMTNIGHYRAAAKILEGAGPVKVRLWICPPTRMDEKQLREEGMYGIFAAAGARTEMPGCSLCMGNQARVADGVTVFSTSTRNFNNRMGKDARVYLGSAELAAVCALLGRIPTVEEYQAIVQTKIDPFAADLYRYLNFDQIAGFEDEGRVIPLEEMPRIEDILGMPTAAGH